The nucleotide window GCTGATGGCTGTGCTGGGAACCGTTCTCGCCGCAGTCGCTTCGGTTCCGCTGGCGTTCCTGGCCGCTCGCAACACCAGCCCCCACCCTGCGGTCCAGGCCGTGGCGCGCGGCGTCATCACCTTCTGTCGTGCCATGCCCGACCTGTTGTTCGCGGTACTGTTCGTCCGCGCTCTGGGTATCGGTGTGCTGCCCGGCATCCTGGCCCTGGCGCTGCATTCGATCGGCATGCTGGGCAAGCTGTTCGCCGACGCGATCGAGCAGGTCGACGACGGGCCACGCGAAGCGGTACGCAGCACCGGCGTCGGATACGGGCGTGAGATGATCAATGCCGTCGTCCCGCAGTGCGTTCCGGCGTGGATCGGTGCGTTCGTCTATCGCATCGACATCAACCTGCGGATGTCGGTCGTCCTCGGTTTCGTCGGGGCGGGTGGCATCGGGTTCGCGCTCCAGGACGCCCTGCGCGGTCTGATCTACCCACGTGCGCTCGGGATCGTCCTGGTCATCCTCGTGATCATCACGGCAATGGAATTGCTGGCCATCGGCATACGGCGTGTGCTGCTGACACCGTCGCCGATGCGGCCGGGTCTCGAACGCGCGGTCCGTACGGGTTTCGGGCTGCTCGTGGCCGTGGCGACCGTCGCGGCAATGGTCGTACTGGAGATCACGCCCTGGGCACTGGTCGCGTGGATACCACCTGCCGTCGAGGTGTTCGGGCGCATGATCCCGCCCGATTTCACCGCTCTCGGAACAGAACTGTTCGACGCCGTGGTCCAGACGGTCGCGATCGGCGTGGTCTCGACCGCCATCGGTGTCGTGTTGTCGATCCCGGTCGGAATCCTCGCTGCTCGCAACGTCACCCCGCACCCGGGTGTGTATTGGGCGGCGCGGACCTGGATTCTCTTCGTCCGGGCGGTGCCGGAACTCATCCTCGCCGTGGTGTTCGTCGCGGCGCTGGGGTTGGGCCCGGTGGCGGGAACCTGTGCGCTGGCAATCGGTTCCGTCGGCTTCCTGGCCAAGCTCGTCGCCGACTCCGTGGAGGAAACGGATCCGGGTCCCGTCGAGGCCGCCCGCTCGGTCGGTTGTGGTTGGTGGAAAACGCTGTTCGCAGCGGTGATCCCGCAGGCCATGCCGTCCATCGTCGGATCGGGGCTGTATCTGCTCGACGTCAACATCCGCACGTCCACGGTCCTGGGGATCGTGGGGGCCGGCGGAATCGGCTTCCTGCTGTTCGAGTCGATCCGCACGCTGGACTTCGAGGTCGCCGGGGCCATCGTGCTCGTCATCTTCGTCATCGTCTTCGCCATCGAAAGGTTGTCCGGTTGGATACGCTCACGACTGGTCTGACCCGCGCCGCCGTCTGGCGCGGCGATCGGGTCGACATCATCGAAACACCGCTTCCCGCACTCGGTCCCGGTGAACTCCTGGTCCGGGTTCGGCTGGCGACGGTGTGCGGCAGCGACCTGCACACGGTGAGCGGACGCCGGGATTCGCCGTGTCCGTCCGTTCTCGGGCACGAGGCGGTGGGTGAGGTCGTCGGCATCGGCGACGGCGCGTCGGCACAGCAGGGCGACCGCGTCGTCTGGTCGGTCACGGTGTCGTGCGGTGACTGCGACCGGTGCCGGCGGGGCCTCACCGCCAAATGCCGTCGGGTCCGAAAAATCGGACACGAACCGTTCGACGGCGACTGGCCGCTGTCCGGTGGTTATGCGAGCCACATCGTGTTACCCAGAGGCACAACGGTGGTCGCTGTTCCCGACGCTCTGGGCGATGCCGTCGCCGCGCCCGCTGCATGTGCGACGGCCACGGTGATGGCCGTCGTCGAACGGGCCGGTCACCTGTCCGGTCGCCGGGTGATCGTCGGGGGAGCGGGGATGCTCGGGACGACGGCGGCGGCGGTCTGCGCCGACCGCGGCGCCGAGGTCCAGATCGCCGACCGCGACGTCGCGCGCGTCACCCAGGCGATCCGTTTCGGTGCATGTGCTGACGACGGCGAGAACGTCGACGTCGTGCTGGACTTCACCGGATCCTCGGACTTCCTCCGGGATGCGCTGTCGCGGCTGGAGATCGCCGGAACCCTCGTCCTGGCCGGTTCGGTCACCCCGGGGCCGTCCCTGAACGTCGATCCAGAGCAGGTGGTCCGGCGCTGGTGGACCCTCACCGGGGTCCACAACTACGAACCACGTCACCTGCACGAGGCGGTCGACTTCCTCGGGCGAACCGCCGATCGACACCCGTGGTCGGAGTTGGTGACCTCACCGCTTCCGCTCGAACAGATCGAGCACGCCCTGCAACCAGCGCCGGGCACCGCGCTACGCGTCGCGGTTGCGCCGTGACGCGGCAGAACATCAGTCGAAGAGGAGATCAGAACACATGCGCGTGATCATCGTCGGTGCCGGGATCATCGGAACCGCACACGCCTGGATGGCCGTCGAACGCGGGCACGAGGTGATCCACCTCGACCGCGAACTCGACGCGCGGGGCCCACCGTCCGCAACTTCGGGCTCGTCTGGGTCTCCGGACGGTCGGCTCCCGAACTGGACATCGCACTGCGCTCCCGCGTCCTGTGGGAGCAGATCGGTGCGCAGGTCCCGGAGGTCGGATTCCGGGCGAACGGTTCGATCACCCTGTTGCGCACCGAGGCCGAGGTCGCCGTCGCCGAAGAGGTCGTCGCTCGCGACGATGCGCAGCGCCGCGGGTTCACCTTGCTCCGACGGTTCGAGGTCGCGGAGAAGAACCCCGCGCTACAGGGGAATTACCTCGCCGGACTGCACTGTGCATCCGACGCCGCCGTCGAATCCCGGCAAGCGATGCCCGCCATGCGATCTCGACTCGAGAAGTCCGGACGATACACATTCGTCCCGGGAGTCGAGGTACGCGGGATCACCGGCACCTCGGTCCGTGATGACACCGGGACCGTTCATGCCGGGGACTGTGTCGTGTTGTGCCCGGGCGCAACTCACCGAGGACTGCTCCGTGAGGTGTTCGGCGAGTTGCCGGTGCGCCGGGTCCGACTGCAGATGATGCAGACGGCCCCACTCGGGCCGAGGCTCACGACGTCGATCGCCGACGGCGACAGCCTGCGGTACTACCCGGGGTTCGCGGGGCCCGCTCTCGAGGAACTGCGTCGAACCGAACCCCAACGTCCGACGGCCGCGGCGAACGGCATGCAGTTGCTCTGCGTCCAACGCCTTCACGGTGGACTGACGATCGGCGACACCCACGAGTACGTCGAACCGTTCACCTTCGACGTCGACGAGGATCCGTATGGTCACCTCGTCGAGGTGACCGAGGGCCTGCTGGGCCGTCCGCTACCCCGAATCCAGCGTCGCTGGGCCGGTGTCTACAGCCAGTGCACCGAACCCGATCGGATCGTGTGTCGGGAATCGATCGGTGACGGGGTGTGGGCGGTCACCGGCCCCGGTGGCCGCGGGATGACCCTCGGCCCGGCCATCGCCGAAGAGTCGGCGGGGCTGATGGGCTGGTGACCGGCCCGCACCGAAAGCGCCTGGAAACCACCCGTCAGCGGGCGACCGGCGGCTATATGTCGTCGGGTCGTTTGTGAAGGGCGGCTTTCAGGGGCGGTCTCGGGTGGGTGAGGCCTCGCCTAGGAGCAGTGCCCCTCGGCGCGGGCGACGTCGGCGACGGCTGCTGCGACGGCCGGGGCGACCCGGTCGTCGAGCGGACTGGGCACAATCCGGTCGGCGCGCAGGTCGTCGGCGACGACCGAGAAGATGGCCTCGGCCGCAGCGATCTTCATGCCCTCGCTGATGCGGCGTGCGCCGGCGTCCAGCGCGCCCTTGAAGACGCCGGGGAAGGCGAGCACGTTGTTGATCTGGTTCGGGAAGTCGCTGCGACCGGTCGCGACGATCGCGGCGTACTTGGCCGCGGCCTCCGGGTGGATCTCCGGGTCGGGGTTCGACAGCGCGAAGACGATCGAGTCGTCGTTCATCGAGGCGATGAGCGGTTCGGGGATCAGGCCCGCGGAGACGCCGATGAAGACGTCGGCGCCGGCGAGGGCCTCGACCGCGCCGCCGGTCAGCCCGCGCGGGTTGGTGCGGGAGGCCAGCTCGGACTTCGACTCGTTGAGTCCGTCACGTCCCTGGGACACGATGCCCTTGGAATCGAGCACGACGACATCGGAGATACCGACTGCCAGAAGGATGTTCGCGCAGGCGACGCCGGCGGCTCCGGCTCCGGAGATCACGACCTTCAGGCCGGCGAGGTCGCGGCCGAGGTGGGTCGTCGCACCCTTGAGGGCGGCGAGGACGACGATCGCGGTGCCGTGCTGGTCGTCGTGCATGACCGGACAGTCGAGCGCCTCGATGACGCGACGCTCGATCTCGAAGCAGCGCGGCGCGGAGATGTCCTCGAGGTTTACGGCCCCGAAGCTCGGGCGCAGCCGGATGAGGGTTTCGACGATCTCGTCGGGATCCTGGGTGTCGAGGACGATGGGGATCGAGTTGAGTCCGGCGAAGCTGCGGAACAGCGCGGACTTGCCCTCCATGACGGGCAGCGAGGCGCGGGGGCCGATGTCGCCGAGTCCCAGAACCGCCGAACCGTCGCTGACCACGGCCACCAGACGGTCGGTCCAGGTGTACTTGTTCACCAGGGTGGCGTCGGTGTCGATCGCGCGCGACACCTGGGCCACACCCGGGGTGTAGGCGATCGACAGGTCGCGCTGCGTGTCGATGGGTGCGCGCAGCTCCACCGAGAGCTTGCCGCCGACGTGGGCCAAGAAGATCTCTTCGTCGGTGATGGGGTGATCGGCGATTGTGGGTTCGGTGTAGGGGGTCTCACCCATACGTGTGTCCTCCGTGCTCGTCACGGGTCCTCCTGGAATGCCGCGAAATGTGCGGGTTGCATCGTCTCGCCGGCCACGCTGCCCGCGAGCTAGAAGTGATCCGCATCGACGCGAGCGAGGTGCGCTCAGCGGAGGCGGGCCGGGCGCGTGTGAGCGGGGTGACGCTCGTTACGGCCGGATTAAGTGTCTCACCGTCTGGGATCGGGACGGAAGGTGGGTCGGGCCAGGTGAGGCACACAATGATCATTGGTAAGGTACAACTTGTGTCTATGTTGCATGCGACTTCCGAATCCGCTGCTGAGCGGGTATATGCCGAGGTCAAAGAGCAAATTCTCACAAACGAGATCGCCGGCGGTGAGCTGATCAGCGAGGGTGAGATCGCCGCGAGGTGCGCGGTGAGCCGTACTCCGGTTCGGGAGGCATTCTTGCGCCTGGAGACGGAAGGCTGGATGCGTCTCTACCCGAAGCGCGGTGCGCTCGTGGTGCCGATCGGCGAGCGCGAGATCCGGGACGTCGTCGACGCGCGTCTGCTCCTCGAACGGCACGCGGTGCGGTCTGTCGTCGCGCGGCCGGCAGCGGTCATCGGACTGGCGGCCCGGCTGCGCGACAACCTGGCCGCACATCGCCGGGCCGACGCCGCCGACATCCAGGAGTTCTCGCGCATCGACGCCGAGTTCCATCAGTTGATCGCCGCAGCCGGCGACAATCCGTTGCTCTCGGCCTTCTACGTCACCTTGGGGGAGCGGCACCGTCGGATGACGACGGCCTCGGTCCACCGGGACGCGGGCGTCGCCGAGCGAATCCTCGACGACCACAGCGCGCTCCTCGGCGCCATCGAGGCGGCCGACGCCGACCGATTCGACGAGCTGCTCGCCGGGCATCTCGTCGCGGTTCACGATCTCCCCGGGCACGACCTTCCCGGGGCGCCGGCGTGAGCGCCGATCGCGCGCGCTTCGGGTGGCCGGCCGTCGCGCTCGCCGTGTTCGCCACCGCGTGGGGCGGCAACGAGTTCACCCCGCTGCTGGTGATGTACCGACAGATCACCGATCTGTCGCCGGTGGTGGTCGACGCACTGCTCTTCGCCTATGTCCTCGGCATCGTGCCCGCGCTGCTGATCGGCGGTCCGTTGTCGGACCGGCTGGGCCGCCGCCCGCTGATGCTGCCCGCCCCGCTGTTCGCGGCCGTGGGGTCGGGGCTGCTCGCTGCAGGGTCGGAGTCGGTGGCACTGCTCACTGCCGGACGGGTGTGCAGTGGCATCGCCCTGGGGCTCTCGATGGCCGTGGGCGGGAGCTGGATCAAGGAACTCTCCGACCGCGACGGCGCGCGAACGGGTGCCGGCGCGAGTCGCGCGGCCATGAGCCTCACCGCCGGGTTCGGTGTCGGCGCGGGGGTGGCCGGCGTGCTGGCGCAATGGGGGCCATGGCCGCATGTGCTCCCGTACCTGGTGAACATCGCGGTCGCGGTGATCGCCGCGAATCTCGTTGCACTGGTGCCGGAGACGCGGCCACGGCAGGCCTCGCCGGGACGGTTGCGCGACGACCTGCGCATCCCGGCCGCCGGCCACCGACGTTTCCTGTTCGTCGTGGTGCCGCTCGCGCCGTGGGTCTTCGGAGCCGCCGCCTCGGCGTACGCCGTGATCCCGGCACTGATGTCGGCGCGGACCGCGGGCGCGCCCATCGCCTTCGCGGGGCTGTGCTGTGTGCTCGGTCTCAGCGCGGGATTCGCCATCCAGTCCCTCGGCCGCCGAATCGACGTGCCGGGCAGTCCGCGGGGCGTGATCGTCGCGCTCGTCGTGCTCGTCGCCGGCATGATCCTCGCCGCGGTCGCGGCCCACGTGCTGACGATCTGGGTGTCGCTGGCCGCGGCGACGCTGCTGGGGTGCGGCTACGGCATGGCGATGATCGTCGGCCTGCTGGAGGTGCAGCGAATCGCCGGACCCGACGATCTGGCCGGGCTCACCGCCGTCTTCTACGGCGTGACCTACCTCGGCTTCGGGGTTCCGGCCGTGCTGGCCTGGATCTCGGAGAGCTGGGTCACGATCACCTACCCGATCATGTTCGGTTTCGGTGCCGTGGCCGCGGCCGGAAGCCTGATCGTCGCCCTCCTCGGACATCGACGCTGGGGTTCGGTCGACGACCCCGCACATGGTGCGGCGGTTGCGGCGACCGAGAACACCGGAGCCGTCCGGGCACGGTGACACGACGGCCCGGCGCGGCCACCCGGTAACCTGCTGGGAGTTTGGTCAGGCACACCCGGGCAGTGCGGCCGCGGGTGCGATGGGGAGTGCAGCGGGTGAGTGTGGAAAGGCGCGGGCGATGATGCTTGGTGCATGGGTCGTCGTCGTGTCCGCGCTCGTGCTGATCCTTCCCGGCGCGTTCGTCGGCCGGCGGATGAACCTCCCGTGGCCCGTGGCACTGGCCGCGGGCCCGCCCATCACGTTCGCCCTGGTCTCCATCCTGACGGTGCTGTATTCGATCGTCGGCTTCGAATGGAACCCCGTGTCGGCGCTCGTGGGCCTGGTGTTCGCGGTCGGGGCCGGCTGGATCTACTCGGCGCTGCTGGTCACCCACTGGGGTGAGCGGCTGGCGCCGGAGCCCGACACCGCCGGACCCCGTGTGGGACGGACCGCGACGGTGCGGGTCGCCGCGGGTCTCGGGCTCGGCGGACTCGTCATCGCCGTCACCTGTATCCGACCGGTCGCGACGACCGCCTTCGCCGGTCTCGGCAACATCTCGCAGGTGTGGGATTCGTTGTGGCACGCCAGCTCTCTGCGCTGGATTCACGAGACCGGCATCGGTTCGGCCATGCGCATGGGCGAGCTGATGAACTACGACACCCAGGGCTTCAACTACTACCCCAACACGTGGCATGCGCTGGGGGCGTTGCTCTTCCCGCTGACCGGCGCCGACCCGGTGGAGCTCTACAACACGTATTCGCCAGCGGTGCTGGCGGTCACCGTGCCGCTCGGCGTCGCGTCCCTGGCGTACTGGTTCGCGCGGCACCGGTACGACGTCGACTCGGCCGCCCTCATCGCGGGCACCGCGGGAGCGCTGAGTGCGCTGTTCCCGTCACTGCCGTATGTCGAGGTGCAGCTGACCTCCGTGCCCAACGCCGTGGGCGTGAGCCTGGCGCCGGTTGCTGCCGTACTCGTGATGAGCGTGGTGTCGGACCGATCGCGCGTGCTGCCGGCAGCGCTGGCCGTCGCCGGTGTGACCGCCACCCACCCGTCCGCCCTGATCGTCGTCGGCGTGATCGTCGGCCTCTGGTGGCTGTGTGAAGGTCTCTGGCGTCCGGTCGCCGGGCGTCTGCGCGATCTCGCGACCCTGGCCGTCACGGCGGTGGCGACGCTGATCCTGATCGCACCGGTGGTGCTGGGCACCATTCGGGTCGCCGACACCAACGAACTGCCGTTCTTCGATTTCCGCGAAGACACGATCGGAGTTCTCGACGGGCTGGTCAAGGGGGCGTTCAACGGGACCATCCCGCTCGAGCTCGAGCACTTCCCGGTCTGGCCGCTCATCGCGGTCACCCTGCTCGGTCTGATCGCGCTCGCCTGGTTGCGGTGCTGGGCCGGCTTGGTCGCCTGGTTCGTGTTCGCGCTGGTCACGGCCAACGCGATGGTGTCCCTCGGTCCGCTGTCATACCCGCTCGGGGTAATAGGCGGTTACTTCTACAACTCGCCGCATCGCCTCACGTTCGTCGTAGCGATCATCTCGGCCGCGGCCGCGGGTGTCGCGCTCGGCGCCCTGGCGCTCGGCGTCGCCGGGCTCGTCCGACGCCGTGTGGCATCTGATGACACCGGCGATCCGGAACCGGGCGGGGCAACGTCGGCGAAGGCGCGCTGGCTGGTGGCCGCGACGTACGTGGTGTTGCTGGCGCTGATCGCCGGTGCCGCCGTCGTCCGGTATCCGCCGAACGCGCAGATCGCGTCGAAGGAGCGGGGCGGTAAGTACGTCGGCCCCGACGACCTCGCCGCCTATGAATGGCTGGCCGCACAGCCCGACGCCCAGGACGTCCTCGTCCTGAACAACCTCGACCAGGGCACCGGCTGGTTGTACCCCGTCACCGGTGTCACGCCGATGTTCCCCTTCTACCGGGCCAACGAGTTCTCCGAGCGGCAGCGCGACCTGTTCTGGGGCGTGTCGGAGATCGGCGCCGACCCGACGATCGATCAGATCGTGCGAGACATGAACGTGCACTACGTGATCGACTCGCCGCCGAGCTACTGGGAGTTCCAGCGCGGTATGCCCGACCCGGCTCGCGGACACCAGGGAGACCCCTTCCTGGCGCTGCGGCAGCACGGCGCACCCGGATTGACCGAGGTGTTCCGTCGCGGCGACGCGGTGATCTACCGCGTGAACGACCTGGTCTACCCGCCGCCCGCCCCCTGATCGGCTGCTTCCGCCCCCGAAAGAACGACGGACCCCTCGGCCCCCCGCCCCCTGAGGTGCGAGGAGCGCAAGCGACGAGACCCCCCGCCCCCTGAGGTGCGAGGAGCGTAAGCGACGAGACCCCCCGCCCCCTGAGGTGCGAGGAGCGCAAGCGACGAGCCTCGAAGGGCCTGGTGAGGCGAGTCACCGGACCCTTCGAGGCTCGCTCCGCTCGCACCTCAGGGAGCAGGAGGCCGTCGCTCGCACCTCAGGGAGCAGGAGGCCGTCGCTCGCACCTCAGGGAGCAGGAGGACGTCGCTCGCACCTCAGGGAGCAGGAGGCCGTCATCCACCCCTCAGGGCCGGAGGAGAGACGCGGCCATTCACCCGTTCGCCCCACGAGCAGGGGCTAGCGTCGGGGCATGCGGCCCTGGATGTGTGTCTTCTGCGCCAACGAGTTCCCTCCGGGCGAGACGCCGCCCGCGATGTGCCCGATCTGCGACGACGACCGGCAATGGCTCCCCGTCAGCGGGCCGAGCTGGACCCCACTCGACGAGACCGCCGGCAACGCTCTGACCGCCGACGATGTGGAACCCGGACTCACCGCGCTGTCGGTGCGGCCGTCCGTCGGGATCGGTCAGCGCGCCCTGCTCGTCACCACCTCCGAGGGCAACATCCTCTGGGAGCCACCGGGTTTCCTCGGGCCCTCGCTGGTGGACTGGCTCGACGCCCACGGCGGCGTCGCCGCCATCGCCGCGAGCCACCCCCACCTCGTCGGCGCGAGCGTCTCCCTCAGTCACCGATTCGGTCGGGTCCCGGTGTACTACAACGACTTCGACCGGAGGTGGGTGACCCGGCCCGACCCCGTCGTGCGCTTCTGGTCCGACTCTGTCGAGGTCCTTGGCGGGGTCCGGCTCGTCCAGTGCGGCGGCCACTTCCCCGGGAGCGCGGTGTTGCATGTGCCCGACGCCGCAGGCGGCCGGGGAGCGCTGCTGACCGGCGACACCATCAAGGGCGTGATGCAACCGGGCATGGTGACCTTCATGCGCAGCTACCCGAACATGATCCCGCTGTCACCGCGACTCGTGCGCGGGATCGCCGACCGCGTCGGCGGACTCCGGTTCGACCGCCTCTACGACGCGTTCGGTGTCGTCGTGGAGAAAGGTGCACGGGAGGTGGTCGAGACATCCGCCGCGCGCTACAGCGGCTGGGTCACCGATGGCATCGTCGACCCCGACGATCCGCACGCGCCGGCCTGAGCCTCATCGGCCGGTTCAGGCGTCGGGGTACCCCGTCGGATTGCCCGACTGCCACCGCCAGGTGTCTGCGCACATGTCGTCGATGGTCTTGGTGGCATGCCAGTTCAGGTCGGCGTTCGCACGGCTCGGGTCGGCGTAGGAGGCGGCGATGTCGCCGGCGCGTCGCGGGGCCACCTCGTAGGGGATCGGCCGTCCGCTGGCCTCCTCGAAGGCGTGCACGACCTGCAAGACCGAAACGCCCTGGCCGGTACCGAGATTCCAGGTCGACATGCCGGTCTGGCCGTTGCTGATACGGTCGAGCGCCGCGACGTGCCCGGCGGCCAGGTCGTCGACATGGATGTAGTCGCGTACGCCCGTGCCGTCCGGGGTGTCGTAATCGTCGCCGAACACCGCCAGCTTCTCGCGCCGGCCGACCGCCACCTGCGCGACGAACGGCATGAGGTTGTTGGGGATGCCCGACGGGTCCTCACCGATCTGTCCGCTCGGGTGCGCACCCACGGGATTGAAGTAGCGCAGCGCCGCGATGCGCCACACCTCCGAACTCGCGGCGACGTCGCGCAGGATCTGCTCGATCATCACCTTGGTCCAGCCGTACGGACTGGTCGCCGACGTGGGCAGATCCTCGGTCATCGGCAGCTCGGGCTCGGCGCCGTAGACCGTCGCCGACGACGAGAACACCAGTGTGTGCACGTCGTGGCGCTCCATCGCGCGGAGCAGCGCGAACGTCGTGCCGAGATTGTTCTGGTAGTAGTCGAGCGGCTTCGCCACGGATTCGCCGACCGCCTTGTAACCGGCGAAATGGATCACCGCGTCGATGTCCTCGTGGGCGAAGAAGTGTTCGGTCTTGTCGACGTCGGCGAGGTCGAAGGCGTGCACCGGGATGGAACGCCCGGTCAACGCCTCGAGCCGGCCGACGACAGTCGGCTTGGCATTGCTGAAATCGTCGACGATGACCACGTCGTGTCCGGCCGAGATCAATTGGATGACGGTGTGCGAGCCTATGTAGCCCGCGCCTCCGCTCACGAGTACGCGCATGACGACCACCGTAAGCGGCGACCCTGAGAACGGGCCAGGCGTGTCGTGTCAGCCGGTGACGCGTTCGGTGGTGGCGTACTTCAGTTCGACCGCTTCTTTGGCGGGTTGCCACCAGGCGGGGTGGTCGCGGTACCAGTCGATGGTGGCGGCCAGGCCGGCGCGGAAGTCGAGGTAGGCGGGGGTCCAGCCGAGTTCGGTGCGCAGGCGGGTGGAGTCGATGGCGTAGCGGCGGTCGTGGCCGGGGCGGTCGGTGACGAAGTCGAAGGCGTCGGTGGGTTGGTCGAGCAGTTCGAGGATGGTTTCCACGACGGTGCGGTTGTCGACTTCGCCGTCGGCGCCGATGAGGTAGGTCTCGCCGATGCGGCCGCGGTCGATGATGGTCCACACGGCGTCGTTGTGGTCGTCGACGTGGATCCAGTCGCGGATGTTGCGGCCGTCGCCGTAGAGCTTGGGGCGTACCCCGGAGAGCACGTTGGTGATCTGGCGGGGGATGAACTTCTCGATGTGCTGGTAGGGGCCGTAGTTGTTGGAGCAGTTGGAGATGGTCGCGGCCACGCCGAAGGACCGCACCCAGGCGCGTACGAGCAGGTCGGAGCCGGCTTTGGTCGAGGAGTACGGGCTCGAGGGGTTGTAGGCGGTGGTCTCGGTGAAGCGGGCGGGGTCGTCGAGGTCGAGGTCGCCGTAGACCTCGTCGGTGCTGATGTGGTGGTAGCGCACCCGGTGGGCGCGGACGGCTTCGAGCAGGGTGTAGGTGCCCACGAGGTTGGTGGAGACGAAGGCCGAGGGGTCGGCCAGGGAGTTGTCGTTGTGGGATTCGGCGGCGAAGTGCACGACGAGGTCGGTCTCGGCGACGAGGCGGTCGACCAGGGCGGCGTCGGTGATGTCGCCTTCGACGAGT belongs to Gordonia sp. KTR9 and includes:
- the rfbB gene encoding dTDP-glucose 4,6-dehydratase, translated to MRVLVTGGAGFIGANFVLRTLDTRPDTSIRVLDKLTYAANPDTLAPVADRVELVEGDITDAALVDRLVAETDLVVHFAAESHNDNSLADPSAFVSTNLVGTYTLLEAVRAHRVRYHHISTDEVYGDLDLDDPARFTETTAYNPSSPYSSTKAGSDLLVRAWVRSFGVAATISNCSNNYGPYQHIEKFIPRQITNVLSGVRPKLYGDGRNIRDWIHVDDHNDAVWTIIDRGRIGETYLIGADGEVDNRTVVETILELLDQPTDAFDFVTDRPGHDRRYAIDSTRLRTELGWTPAYLDFRAGLAATIDWYRDHPAWWQPAKEAVELKYATTERVTG